The proteins below are encoded in one region of Belonocnema kinseyi isolate 2016_QV_RU_SX_M_011 chromosome 3, B_treatae_v1, whole genome shotgun sequence:
- the LOC117170261 gene encoding uncharacterized protein LOC117170261, which translates to MRNYCDLVIALVVTLNSIELSSQSESAPAYKGETSDYETPLLKAPLRKSPPLSEEPRVVPPLSEARLRPEPICPEPIRPEPIRLVPHRKRRSRTGPASLIINFAHPEPHGELTYQKIDYPAGFQMKQRNGTFISVPTNKPILSLVAANGYALGVLNQYYPWTFSIFFGIYAEFDGKPHRFKIPVEGGKPVVMHPDEEKVFHDFRQFDMHGKKY; encoded by the exons atgaggaaCTATTGTGATCTGGTAATCGCTTTGGTCGTCactcttaattctattg aattaagttcacagtccgaaAGTGCCCCTGCTTACAAAGGCGAAACTTCTGATTACGAAACTCCTCTGCTTAAGGCACCTCTTCGTAAGTCACCTCCTCTTAGTGAGGAACCTCGTGTGGTACCACCTCTTTCTGAAGCACGTCTTCGTCCGGAACCTATTTGTCCGGAACCGATTCGTCCGGAACCTATTCGCCTGGTACCTCACCGTAAGAGGCGTTCTCGAACCGGACCTgcttctttaataataaatttcgctCATCCCGAGCCACATGGAGAGTTGACATATCAAAAAATCGATTATCCTGCTGGCTTTCAAATGAAACAAAGAAATGGTACTTTTATCTCAGTACCAACAAACAAACCTATTCTTTCATTAGTAGCAGCCAATGGTTACGCCCTCGGTGTATTGAATCAATATTATCCATGGACATTCTCcatcttttttggaatttatgCTGAATTTGATGGAAAACCACATCGCTTCAAAATTCCTGTAGAAGGCGGTAAACCTGTGGTAATGCACCCGGATGAAGAGAAGGTATTTCATGACTTTCGACAATTCGATAtgcatggaaaaaaatattaa